The Nicotiana tomentosiformis chromosome 2, ASM39032v3, whole genome shotgun sequence genome includes the window taagtgactcgccttagcctcgtcactacttcgtcgaggttaggctcagcacttaccagtacatggggtcggttgtattgatactacactctgcactttttgtgcagattttagagttggtcccagcggcgtaccatagacttgctcggatttcagctactcggaggagacttgaggtataactgcacggcgtccgcagttctaaagtccccgtctatttttacTTTAATTGTGTGTTTGTTTCTAGACAGcttaattttattcagacctttatttgtatttattctagaagctcgtgcacttgtgacaccaattctgggatggtatttagacaccgttgtcttttatggattattcattatatttcataatttacttccgcaattgttctttgttattaacaaattcaaaaattattttaaaaatagataatattattataacgttgacttgcctagtaagtgaaatgttaggcgtcatcacggtccgaaggtaggaatttcgggtcatgacaggtATGAAATTTATGTTTTGCCGGACAACAGATAAATGATATACATATCTTAATTTTAAGTTTATGAGGAAATAAAATGAGTATCTATAGTAAGTCTTACTATAACATGTCCCTTCTACCATCTTAAATTTAACAATAAAGGCTTTTATAGCTATATAACTTTGAACACTACTAAAATACCACTATTCCAATATTACGCAACAAATGAATTCTGAGCACTTAGATCAAGATTGATGGTTTACTTGCTAGGAAAGTGAATTGCCTtcgaagtattttttttttcacaaaaaacAACATAAATATAATGTAACGCAGGATCACATGGAGAATTCTTACAAGTCCAATATTGAATATCACACAAAGAATAAACTCAAATATCAAGAATAAGATGTGAAGTATACCTGTAGTTTTATGAATTTCACATCATCTTATTTACTTGTACCAGCTCAAATATTAAGAATTGGATACCTTCTCTACTTAGGCTAACTTTGCATAGTGGCTGATTCCATAAACTAATTGCTAGACCACATGGACCGGACAAAAAAATTGACTAACTCTGGTAGGAAGAAGATAAAACCCTATTAAAGCAGATAGTTTAAGTTGGTTAGAACATCGTGCTGATAGCGTGTTATGAAAttaaagcaatttagtaaaacatgaacaagaaatgttgttatgaaataaaaagcaatttagtaaaacatgaacaagaaatagagatagagagaaggaagagattcttatttattcttcaattgtgtgtattttcctatatATTATAAggtctttatataggcatgaaaagtgaataaTCATTGTtgcaaaatatgtcattgaatatgtcattaaatattTGAGAGAAAGATCATGGAGAAGTTtatggagttacaatcataactccaTAATTATTAGAGTATTggagttatgaaaataataaaaaaggGTAAACATCCACCCTAATTTAATTTTCTAATACCATCACCCATAATATAAAATTGTTGTATTGGCTTTCCTTGATCTAGAACATACATCACCAATAGTTTGCTGATCCAAAACATCTAGAATAGATGACGAATAAATCAAAAATAAATTGATCCATTTGATGGTTAAAGGGGACAgcattatgattttaaaaataaatattgataTCATATATTTCTAAGGCAGAAGAAGACAAAGTAGAGAATCTTTTATTCAAGTAATCCTAGATCCTTCAAGTTGTCTTATTTGTCTTCGGTGTAGTCCAATTAGCTTAAGCCCTTCACATCCTATATAGTATATATCTGCACTTCTACACTCACTTCTCCAACACAGCAAAAAACTCACTTCTTTTTAGCAATAAAGCCATGATTTCTTACCTATTAGCTCTACTATTCCTTCCTCTATCTCTCACTTTCATCTTCTTCCTTCGTAAACGCGATTCGAATAGCAAAAAACATCCACCAGGAACATCTGGATGGCCATTGTTAGGAGAAAACATGGAGTTAGCCTTATTAGGTCCTgagaaattcatcaaaaatagAATGGAAAAGTACTCACCTCAAGTGTTCCAAACAACAATCGTGGGAGAGAAAATGGCTGTGTTTTGTGGTGCACAAGGGAATAAGTTCTTGTTTTCAAGTGAGAACATACTTCTCACATCCTGGTGGCCAAAATCCATGAAAAAAGCATTGTTTTTCCCTGAATTTGCTGAGAGTTCACTGAAAGAAGTATTGGCTTTACAACTCGGTATTCAATACGATATTCTCAAGCCTGAGGCTCTAAAACAATACGTTCCAGTTATGGATGCCATGGCTCGAGAACATGTAGATGAAAATTGGATTCCTAATAATGGAGTAGTCAAGGTTTTTCCATTGTCAAAAAAGTACACATTTGATGTGGCGTGTCGATTGTTCATGAATTTGGTAAATCCTGAGGAAATAAAGAGGTTGGCTGATCCTTTCACTCTTGTTACAAATGGAATGTTTTCTATGCCTATTGATTTGCCCGGAACAGCTTATAATCGCGCTATCAAAGGGGGGAAAATGGTAAGGGATGAACTTATGAGGATCATTACACAGAGGAGAAAGGAATTACAAATTGAGAATAAAGAGACAATAGCAGGAGGCAGAGACTTGCTGTCAAAATTGTTGCTTGTTACTGATGAAAATGGACGGTTTATGAGTGAAATGGAGATCTCCAACAATATTATAGGAATGCTATTGGCAAGCTTTGAGACTACTAGTACTGCAGTCACTAGTGTCTTGAAATATCTAGCTGAACTTCCCCACATCTATGATCAAGTTTACAAAGGT containing:
- the LOC104096561 gene encoding beta-amyrin 6-beta-monooxygenase-like; the encoded protein is MISYLLALLFLPLSLTFIFFLRKRDSNSKKHPPGTSGWPLLGENMELALLGPEKFIKNRMEKYSPQVFQTTIVGEKMAVFCGAQGNKFLFSSENILLTSWWPKSMKKALFFPEFAESSLKEVLALQLGIQYDILKPEALKQYVPVMDAMAREHVDENWIPNNGVVKVFPLSKKYTFDVACRLFMNLVNPEEIKRLADPFTLVTNGMFSMPIDLPGTAYNRAIKGGKMVRDELMRIITQRRKELQIENKETIAGGRDLLSKLLLVTDENGRFMSEMEISNNIIGMLLASFETTSTAVTSVLKYLAELPHIYDQVYKEQMAIAKLKGEDELLSWEDIEKMKYSWNVARESLRLTPPAQGAFRETITDFTYAGFTIPKGWKTFWSVHSTHKNPKYFSDPEKFDPTRFEGSGPAPYTFIPFGGGPRMCPGKEYARLEILVLMHNVLKRFKLEKVIPDEKIVFRASLVPKHGLPVRLVPRGN